Proteins encoded by one window of Deinococcus radiodurans R1 = ATCC 13939 = DSM 20539:
- a CDS encoding glycerate kinase type-2 family protein, with translation MDPRALLEQAYRAALDSASPARLLAPHLSGPPPAFILAFGKASLPMARAALAAYPGVPTLVVPPAGTADLSAPPEAVVMPGSHPVPDERSXAAAEEALRQLGALRPDQEALILVSGGGSALLAAPDGVTLAEKQALTRELLRAGADIGEINTVRRHLSRVKGGRLAQATPARVRALLLSDVVGDDPSVIASGPTVPDPTTFADALAVLEKYSIAAPAVRAHFQSGAPDTPDTLPHVTNEIIGSNRLLLEAAQKFLEGQGVRAVILGDTFEGEARELARLHASLVRSVQQYGSPLPPPLVLLSGGEATVSCAATAQAGATRNSRWRSPSHWEKTACTRSRRGRTG, from the coding sequence ATGGACCCGCGTGCTCTGCTGGAACAGGCGTACCGGGCGGCGCTCGACTCGGCCAGCCCGGCGCGGCTGCTCGCTCCGCACCTGAGCGGCCCGCCTCCCGCCTTTATCCTGGCGTTCGGCAAAGCGAGCCTGCCGATGGCGCGGGCAGCGCTCGCCGCCTACCCCGGCGTGCCGACCCTGGTGGTGCCGCCTGCCGGAACCGCCGACCTCAGCGCGCCGCCGGAAGCCGTGGTCATGCCCGGTTCGCACCCGGTGCCCGACGAGCGCAGCSCCGCCGCCGCCGAGGAAGCTTTGCGGCAGCTGGGGGCACTGCGCCCTGACCAGGAAGCACTCATTCTGGTCTCGGGCGGCGGGAGCGCGCTGCTGGCCGCGCCGGATGGCGTGACGCTGGCAGAGAAACAGGCCCTGACGCGCGAGCTGCTGCGGGCGGGGGCCGACATCGGGGAAATCAATACCGTGCGGCGTCACCTCTCACGGGTCAAAGGTGGGCGGCTGGCGCAGGCCACCCCGGCGCGGGTGCGGGCGCTGCTGCTCTCAGACGTGGTGGGCGACGACCCCAGCGTGATTGCCAGTGGGCCGACGGTACCCGACCCGACGACCTTCGCCGACGCGCTAGCAGTACTGGAGAAGTACAGCATCGCGGCGCCCGCCGTTCGCGCCCATTTTCAGTCGGGGGCGCCCGACACGCCGGACACGCTGCCGCACGTCACCAACGAGATCATCGGCAGCAACCGGCTGCTGCTGGAAGCGGCGCAAAAGTTTCTGGAAGGCCAGGGCGTGCGGGCGGTCATCCTGGGCGACACCTTTGAGGGAGAAGCGCGCGAACTCGCCCGTCTTCACGCCTCGCTGGTGCGGAGCGTGCAGCAGTATGGCTCTCCCCTGCCGCCCCCGCTGGTGCTGCTCTCGGGCGGCGAGGCAACGGTCAGCTGCGCGGCGACGGCGCAGGCGGGCGCAACCAGGAATTCGCGCTGGCGCTCGCCCTCGCACTGGGAGAAGACGGCGTGTACGCGCTCTCGGCGGGGTCGGACGGGATAG
- a CDS encoding phage holin family protein, whose amino-acid sequence MGFILRLLLNALALYLLTQVYNGVSFAPGADVVSVVVAALVMGIVNALIRPVLLLLSLPINLLTLGLFTLVINGIVLWLVAQVTVLNVSGFGAAIVGAIVLTVISWLLDALVSALGLDGRRRV is encoded by the coding sequence ATGGGATTCATCCTCAGACTGCTGCTCAACGCACTGGCCCTGTACCTGCTCACCCAGGTCTACAACGGGGTGTCGTTCGCGCCCGGCGCCGACGTGGTCAGTGTCGTGGTCGCCGCGCTGGTGATGGGGATCGTCAACGCGCTGATCCGGCCCGTGCTGCTGCTGCTCTCGCTGCCGATCAACCTGCTGACGCTGGGGCTGTTTACCCTCGTCATCAACGGCATAGTCCTATGGCTGGTCGCGCAGGTCACCGTCCTGAACGTGTCGGGCTTCGGCGCGGCCATCGTGGGGGCCATCGTGCTGACGGTCATTTCGTGGCTGCTCGACGCGCTGGTGTCGGCCCTGGGCCTGGATGGGCGCCGCCGTGTCTGA
- a CDS encoding DedA family protein, whose translation MEHWIQVILGFSYLGLFLVVFAETGLLVGAALPGDSLLITAGIVAASRNSNVQLDLVWVILSVIAGSILGSLVGYLLGQRFGPAIFNRQNSRFFKPEYRVQAEEFFAREGPKSVLLARFIPFVRAVVPTLAGVSNMNFTSFAWYSVLGALLWGAGLPALAYFVGQRVPHLDRYILLIVAVVLVLSFIPVALKLLQSRQKA comes from the coding sequence ATGGAGCACTGGATTCAAGTCATTCTGGGCTTTTCTTACCTCGGCCTCTTTCTGGTCGTGTTCGCCGAAACGGGCCTGCTGGTGGGGGCCGCGTTGCCGGGCGACAGCCTGCTGATCACGGCGGGCATCGTGGCGGCGAGCCGCAACAGCAACGTGCAGCTCGATCTGGTCTGGGTCATCCTGTCGGTCATCGCGGGCAGCATTCTGGGCAGCTTGGTCGGGTACCTGCTCGGCCAGCGCTTTGGCCCGGCCATCTTCAACCGCCAGAACTCGCGCTTCTTTAAACCCGAATACCGCGTCCAGGCCGAGGAATTCTTTGCCCGCGAAGGGCCGAAATCGGTGTTGCTCGCCCGCTTCATCCCCTTTGTGCGTGCAGTAGTGCCCACCCTGGCGGGGGTCAGCAATATGAACTTCACTTCTTTCGCGTGGTACAGCGTGCTGGGCGCCCTGCTGTGGGGTGCGGGGCTGCCGGCCCTGGCGTACTTCGTGGGGCAGCGGGTGCCGCACCTCGACCGCTACATCCTGCTGATCGTGGCCGTGGTGCTGGTTCTGAGCTTTATTCCGGTGGCGCTTAAGTTGTTGCAAAGTCGCCAGAAAGCCTGA
- the uraH gene encoding hydroxyisourate hydrolase has product MSGHPGLTTHVLDTARGKPAAGVRVQLCRVTGDTRTPVTEAVTNSDGRTDAPLIERGSLKQGTYELTFHVADYFKGFVAAADPPFLDVVTLRFTVGDTSGHYHVPLVMTPWSYSTYRGS; this is encoded by the coding sequence GTGAGCGGACACCCGGGGCTGACCACCCACGTCCTCGACACCGCGCGCGGCAAACCGGCAGCGGGCGTGCGGGTGCAGCTGTGCCGCGTGACCGGCGACACCCGCACGCCCGTCACTGAGGCGGTCACCAACAGCGATGGCCGCACCGACGCGCCCCTCATTGAGCGCGGCTCGCTCAAACAGGGCACTTATGAGCTGACCTTCCACGTCGCGGACTATTTCAAGGGCTTCGTCGCCGCTGCCGACCCGCCTTTTCTCGATGTGGTCACGCTGCGCTTCACCGTCGGTGACACCAGTGGGCACTACCATGTGCCGCTCGTCATGACGCCCTGGTCCTACAGCACTTACCGGGGTAGCTAA
- a CDS encoding transcription elongation factor GreA has translation MTREPVRMTRQGKERLEEQLQYLKTTRREQISEYMGKAIEDGDLRESAAYDEARMQQSENEAKIAEIEAQLERAQIMKDEEIDTSAVGVGARVIVEDAQNKQRTLEIVGSFEVDVLKGKISDASPMGQALLGKRPGESAVWPGPKGNVSLKVISVEYP, from the coding sequence ATGACCAGAGAACCCGTCCGCATGACCCGCCAGGGCAAGGAAAGGCTCGAAGAGCAGTTGCAGTACCTCAAGACCACCCGCCGCGAGCAGATCAGCGAGTACATGGGCAAGGCCATTGAGGACGGCGACCTGCGCGAGAGCGCCGCCTATGACGAGGCCCGGATGCAGCAGAGCGAAAACGAAGCCAAGATCGCCGAGATCGAAGCGCAGCTCGAACGGGCCCAGATCATGAAAGACGAAGAAATCGACACCAGTGCCGTGGGTGTGGGCGCCCGCGTGATCGTCGAAGACGCCCAGAACAAGCAGCGCACCCTGGAAATCGTCGGCAGCTTCGAGGTGGACGTGCTCAAGGGCAAAATCAGCGACGCCAGCCCGATGGGTCAGGCCCTGCTGGGCAAACGCCCCGGCGAAAGCGCCGTGTGGCCGGGACCGAAGGGCAATGTGAGCCTCAAGGTCATCAGCGTCGAGTATCCCTGA
- the pucL gene encoding factor-independent urate hydroxylase → MMTGTQQPGTQPKVKVRLGENNYGKAEVQLMKIKRGTPRHELREAKVRVAMYGDFGAAHSEGDNTDLVATDTVRNTVYGLAKEGFESSIEEFGKELLTHFVKVGPRVTGGFAEFTEHLWERVQTPAQPQGHDHAFVRQMPKRTARVETQDGRRFTVTSGIEELYVLKTTESGWENYLLDERFTTLPETHDRVMATFVTAKWEYAVESCDYDAVWERVYRQIQHTFTDHYSPSLQRTLYLMGEAVLSVCPEISRIWFQMPNKHHLVYNLGRFGLENNNEILHVDPEPYGLMEAWVERAE, encoded by the coding sequence ATGATGACGGGAACCCAGCAACCGGGCACGCAGCCGAAAGTCAAAGTGCGGCTCGGCGAGAACAACTATGGCAAGGCCGAAGTGCAGCTCATGAAGATCAAGCGCGGCACGCCCCGCCACGAGCTACGCGAAGCCAAGGTCCGCGTCGCCATGTATGGCGATTTCGGTGCTGCCCACTCCGAGGGCGACAACACCGACCTCGTCGCCACCGATACCGTCCGCAACACCGTCTATGGACTCGCCAAGGAAGGCTTCGAGAGCAGCATCGAGGAGTTCGGCAAAGAACTTCTCACCCACTTCGTGAAGGTCGGTCCCCGCGTCACCGGGGGGTTCGCCGAGTTCACCGAGCATCTCTGGGAACGGGTCCAGACCCCCGCGCAGCCCCAGGGCCATGACCACGCCTTCGTCCGGCAGATGCCCAAACGCACCGCCCGCGTCGAAACCCAGGATGGTCGGCGTTTTACGGTGACTTCGGGCATCGAAGAGCTGTATGTCCTCAAGACCACCGAGAGCGGCTGGGAAAACTACCTGCTCGACGAGCGCTTCACCACGCTGCCCGAAACCCATGACCGGGTGATGGCGACCTTCGTGACGGCGAAATGGGAATACGCGGTGGAGAGCTGTGATTACGACGCGGTGTGGGAGCGGGTGTACAGGCAGATTCAGCACACCTTCACCGATCACTATTCCCCAAGTCTGCAACGGACGCTGTACCTGATGGGAGAAGCGGTGTTGAGTGTGTGCCCGGAGATTTCGCGCATCTGGTTTCAGATGCCGAACAAGCACCATCTGGTGTACAACCTGGGGCGCTTCGGGCTGGAGAACAACAACGAGATTCTGCACGTGGACCCCGAGCCCTACGGCCTGATGGAAGCCTGGGTGGAGCGCGCCGAGTGA
- a CDS encoding MarR family winged helix-turn-helix transcriptional regulator: MDNDTAALLERIRSDWARLNHGQGPDSDGLTPSAGPMLTLLLLERLHAALGREIERTYAASGLNAAGWDLLLTLYRSAPPEGLRPTELSALAAISGPSTSNRIVRLLEKGLIERREDERDRRSASIRLTPQGRALVTHLLPAHLATTQRVLAPLSAQEQRTLEELAGRMLAGLEQGV, encoded by the coding sequence ATGGACAACGACACGGCAGCCCTTCTGGAGCGGATTCGGAGCGACTGGGCGAGGCTCAATCACGGTCAGGGACCAGACTCGGACGGTCTGACCCCCAGCGCCGGGCCGATGCTGACCCTGCTGCTGCTCGAGCGGCTGCACGCGGCTCTGGGGCGTGAAATCGAGCGGACCTACGCCGCTTCGGGGCTGAACGCGGCGGGCTGGGACCTGCTGCTCACGCTTTACCGCTCGGCGCCGCCCGAGGGCCTGCGGCCCACCGAACTCAGCGCCCTGGCCGCCATTTCCGGGCCTTCGACGAGCAACCGGATCGTGCGGCTGCTCGAAAAGGGCCTGATCGAGCGCCGCGAGGACGAACGTGACCGCCGCTCGGCGAGTATTCGCCTGACGCCGCAGGGCCGCGCCCTGGTCACGCACCTGCTGCCCGCACATCTGGCGACCACGCAGCGGGTGCTTGCTCCGCTGTCGGCGCAGGAGCAGCGCACCCTGGAGGAGCTGGCGGGGCGAATGCTGGCGGGGCTGGAGCAGGGGGTATAA
- a CDS encoding vWA domain-containing protein translates to MTDPVRVTPEFQRLVSGSRLRLRGKSAFFATLLLYAEIVPSREVMAAGTDGERVYLNPEVAASLPPDVLDGLLLHEVLHAALSHVERRGPREKKRWNRAADLIVNGMVDAAGLPTPPNSRRDEHLERLSVEEVYTSLEGEADGEGDEEGDDLLDAPPSDAPGKQGKPGRQVAREWQQALAQARSVEAMSGGQGHDPLGMHRELQRLAPARLDWRAQLWRFLARTPVDFGGFDRRFVGRGLYLEALDDETLTALIAVDTSGSVDDDAVRALVGEVQGVLGAYPHVRATLYYADTEAYGPWDLRPGDEIPPPQGGGGTDFRPIFELLEQHEPDVLIYLTDGYGDFPEQAPATPTLWVVPPGGLEDEGFPFGDVLRLEENGA, encoded by the coding sequence ATGACCGATCCCGTTCGGGTGACCCCCGAGTTCCAACGTCTCGTCTCCGGCTCGCGGCTGCGATTGCGCGGCAAGTCGGCGTTTTTTGCCACGCTATTGCTCTATGCCGAGATCGTTCCCTCACGAGAAGTGATGGCCGCCGGCACCGACGGCGAGCGCGTTTACCTCAACCCCGAAGTCGCTGCCAGCCTGCCGCCGGACGTGCTCGACGGCCTGCTGCTGCACGAGGTGCTGCACGCCGCGCTCTCGCATGTGGAGCGGCGCGGCCCGCGTGAAAAGAAGCGCTGGAACCGCGCCGCCGACCTCATCGTCAACGGCATGGTGGACGCCGCTGGGCTGCCCACCCCGCCCAACTCGCGCCGCGACGAGCATCTGGAACGGCTGAGCGTGGAAGAGGTCTACACCTCGCTCGAAGGCGAAGCAGACGGCGAGGGCGACGAGGAAGGCGACGACCTGCTCGACGCTCCGCCGAGCGACGCCCCCGGCAAGCAGGGCAAACCGGGCCGGCAGGTGGCCCGCGAGTGGCAGCAAGCTCTGGCCCAGGCCCGCAGCGTGGAGGCCATGAGCGGCGGCCAGGGCCACGACCCGCTCGGCATGCACCGCGAACTCCAGCGCCTCGCCCCGGCGCGGCTCGACTGGCGGGCGCAACTGTGGCGCTTTCTGGCGCGCACGCCGGTAGATTTCGGCGGCTTCGACCGGCGCTTCGTGGGACGCGGCCTCTATCTGGAAGCCTTGGACGACGAGACACTCACAGCGCTGATTGCGGTGGACACGTCCGGCAGCGTGGACGACGACGCGGTGCGCGCGCTGGTGGGCGAAGTGCAGGGCGTGCTCGGCGCGTACCCACACGTCCGGGCGACCCTCTACTACGCCGACACCGAAGCCTACGGCCCCTGGGACCTGCGCCCCGGCGACGAGATTCCCCCGCCCCAGGGCGGCGGGGGCACCGACTTCCGGCCCATCTTCGAGCTGCTGGAGCAACACGAACCCGACGTGCTGATTTACCTCACCGACGGCTACGGCGACTTTCCCGAGCAAGCCCCAGCCACGCCGACGCTGTGGGTCGTGCCGCCCGGCGGGCTGGAAGACGAGGGCTTCCCGTTCGGGGACGTGCTGCGACTGGAAGAGAACGGAGCATGA
- a CDS encoding MOFRL family protein yields the protein MRGDGAGGRNQEFALALALALGEDGVYALSAGSDGIDGSSDAAGAFLTPDTLGRARAAGLSPREFLERNDSGTFFAHLGDALVTGPSGHNLNDFRALLVGA from the coding sequence CTGCGCGGCGACGGCGCAGGCGGGCGCAACCAGGAATTCGCGCTGGCGCTCGCCCTCGCACTGGGAGAAGACGGCGTGTACGCGCTCTCGGCGGGGTCGGACGGGATAGATGGCAGCAGCGACGCGGCGGGCGCGTTCCTGACGCCGGACACGCTGGGCCGGGCGCGGGCGGCGGGCCTCAGTCCGCGCGAGTTTCTGGAGCGCAACGACTCCGGCACCTTCTTCGCCCACCTCGGCGACGCGTTGGTGACGGGACCGAGCGGGCACAACCTCAACGACTTCCGGGCGCTGCTGGTCGGGGCGTAA
- a CDS encoding IclR family transcriptional regulator, translated as MTEAPKLKSGRARSGEAGSVRTLERGLSVLSALAELREATLTQVAKKAGLSASTTYRLLETLRQQGYVEWEERSGLFSVGLRAYQVGAAFSERNSLLSAAGAVMQALVEEVNETANLAVLRGNEAVYVHQVEASQLMRMFTHIGAAAPLHCSGVGKVLTAWLPPAEVRRKVGDGPFPAYTPHSITTLAALTRELNTVRGQDYALDDEERELGVRCLATPVRAASGEVVASLSVSAPTSRFPKKNIPDMLGRVQAASEQISARLGWRG; from the coding sequence GTGACCGAGGCGCCCAAACTCAAGTCGGGCCGCGCCCGCAGCGGTGAGGCGGGCAGTGTCCGCACGCTCGAACGTGGCCTGAGTGTCCTCTCGGCGCTTGCCGAACTGCGCGAGGCCACGCTGACGCAGGTCGCCAAGAAGGCGGGGCTGTCGGCCAGCACGACTTACCGCCTGCTCGAAACACTGCGCCAGCAGGGCTACGTGGAGTGGGAGGAGCGCTCGGGTCTGTTCAGCGTGGGCCTGCGCGCTTATCAGGTCGGCGCGGCCTTCAGTGAACGCAACTCGCTGCTCAGTGCCGCCGGAGCCGTCATGCAGGCGCTGGTGGAAGAAGTGAACGAAACCGCCAACCTCGCCGTGCTGCGCGGCAACGAGGCGGTGTACGTGCATCAGGTCGAGGCCAGTCAGTTGATGCGAATGTTTACCCACATCGGCGCCGCTGCCCCGCTGCACTGCTCGGGCGTGGGCAAGGTGCTGACCGCGTGGCTGCCCCCCGCCGAGGTGCGGCGCAAGGTGGGCGACGGCCCTTTTCCCGCCTACACGCCCCACTCGATTACCACGCTCGCCGCTCTGACGCGCGAACTGAACACCGTGCGCGGCCAGGACTACGCGCTCGACGACGAGGAACGCGAACTCGGCGTGCGCTGCCTCGCCACCCCGGTGCGCGCCGCCTCGGGCGAGGTGGTGGCGAGCCTGAGCGTGTCGGCGCCGACCTCGCGCTTTCCCAAAAAGAACATTCCCGACATGCTGGGGCGCGTGCAGGCCGCGTCCGAGCAGATTTCCGCCCGGCTGGGGTGGCGCGGCTGA
- the uraD gene encoding 2-oxo-4-hydroxy-4-carboxy-5-ureidoimidazoline decarboxylase, with product MTRTPLTLEQLNALSDDAFTEHFAGVLEHSPHYARRAAAGRPFADVEEVAAAFARAVAADEPGAQVQLIRAHPDLAGKAALAGELTAESASEQTSAGLDRLSPEEYAEFQRLNAAYHERFGLPYVVCVRENTKDTIFEGARRRLTHTQEEEQAAALHEIGRIARLRILDLVQEGRQEKRMDGRLIRIP from the coding sequence ATGACCCGCACTCCCCTGACCCTCGAACAGCTCAACGCCCTGAGCGACGACGCTTTCACCGAGCACTTCGCCGGGGTGCTCGAACACTCGCCGCACTATGCCCGCCGCGCCGCCGCCGGGCGCCCCTTTGCCGATGTCGAGGAGGTCGCCGCCGCCTTTGCCCGCGCGGTGGCCGCCGACGAGCCGGGCGCCCAGGTGCAACTGATTCGCGCCCACCCCGACCTCGCCGGGAAAGCGGCGCTGGCGGGCGAACTGACTGCCGAGAGCGCCAGCGAGCAGACCTCGGCAGGCCTTGACCGCCTTTCGCCGGAGGAATACGCCGAGTTTCAGCGTCTCAATGCGGCGTACCACGAGAGGTTCGGCCTGCCGTATGTGGTGTGCGTGCGCGAGAACACCAAAGACACCATCTTCGAGGGAGCGCGGCGGCGCCTGACGCATACCCAGGAGGAGGAGCAGGCGGCGGCACTGCACGAAATCGGGCGCATCGCACGGCTGCGTATCCTCGACCTCGTGCAGGAGGGGCGACAGGAGAAGAGAATGGACGGGCGCCTGATACGGATTCCGTAG
- a CDS encoding type IV pilus twitching motility protein PilT — MTLDDLLRELAGRRASDIHLQAGSPPLGRVDGRLLPFGTQPLTPEHTQALARAVLTPEQFEEFEYQQELDVAYSVPGLGRFRCNVFRQRGAVGLVLRVVGETIPGFEALGLPREVMEQFAALPRGLVLITGPTGSGKTTTVASLIDYLNRHFAYHILTIEDPIEVLHRNNRSLVVQREVGRDTRSFAAALRHALRQDPDVIVIGEIRDRETVEAALLAAQTGHLVISTLHTQDAVRTVGRIAEFFAPHERDQVRLQLAECLGGILSQRLLPRADGVGRALATEVLVSTPLVQEYVKDEARTPLLKDVLLEDNLRGMHTFDEHLAALYRAELITLDAALAAATSPHELRLLLTQTGRL; from the coding sequence ATGACGCTGGACGACCTGCTGCGCGAACTCGCGGGCCGCCGCGCCTCCGACATCCACCTGCAAGCGGGCAGTCCGCCGCTGGGCCGGGTGGATGGCCGCTTGCTGCCCTTTGGCACGCAACCACTGACGCCGGAGCATACCCAGGCGCTCGCACGGGCGGTGCTGACCCCTGAGCAGTTTGAGGAATTCGAGTACCAGCAGGAACTGGACGTGGCCTACAGCGTGCCGGGTCTGGGCCGCTTCCGCTGCAACGTGTTCCGGCAGCGCGGTGCGGTGGGCCTGGTGCTGCGGGTGGTGGGCGAAACCATTCCGGGCTTCGAGGCACTCGGACTACCGCGCGAAGTCATGGAGCAGTTCGCGGCGCTGCCCCGTGGCCTGGTGCTGATTACCGGGCCGACCGGCAGTGGCAAGACCACCACCGTCGCCAGCCTCATCGACTACCTCAACCGGCACTTCGCCTATCACATTCTGACCATCGAAGACCCCATCGAGGTGCTGCACCGCAACAACCGCAGTCTGGTGGTACAGCGCGAGGTGGGGCGCGACACTCGCAGTTTCGCGGCGGCGCTGCGGCACGCGCTGCGTCAAGACCCCGACGTGATCGTGATCGGCGAGATTCGGGACCGCGAAACGGTGGAGGCCGCGCTGCTGGCGGCGCAGACCGGGCATCTGGTCATCAGCACGCTGCACACCCAGGACGCGGTGCGGACGGTAGGGCGCATCGCCGAATTTTTCGCCCCCCACGAGCGCGATCAGGTGCGGCTGCAACTCGCCGAGTGCCTGGGCGGCATCCTCAGCCAGCGGCTGCTGCCCCGCGCCGACGGGGTGGGCCGGGCACTGGCGACCGAGGTGCTCGTCAGCACGCCCCTGGTGCAGGAATATGTCAAGGACGAGGCGCGCACGCCGCTGCTCAAGGACGTGCTGCTCGAAGACAATCTGCGGGGGATGCACACCTTCGACGAGCACCTGGCCGCGCTCTACCGTGCCGAGCTGATCACCCTCGACGCGGCGCTCGCGGCGGCCACCAGCCCGCACGAACTGCGGCTGCTGCTGACCCAGACCGGGCGACTCTAG
- the nudC gene encoding NAD(+) diphosphatase, translating to MNRFPTERPADFVDDLKVPAAPDALFFIVREGKLLLSDAGELPSGHSLAGQAVIALGRLGERPVFALPLTGEAPAGAQLVGLRQCFGVLPDGLFGLAGLAVQLVDFQRSHQFCGACGTPMRPGEGDRARRCPSCGLRVYPRVAPAIIVLISRGTGPDTEFLLLRGPRQAPDVFTTLAGFVEPSETLEAAVHREVGEEVGVKVRQVQYRFSQPWPFPHSLMLAFTAEYAGGDIVPQPGEVEEAQWFTVSDLPQLPPTFTASRRLLDDALATLRLSGDFATT from the coding sequence ATGAACCGCTTTCCTACAGAGCGCCCAGCCGACTTCGTGGACGACCTGAAGGTGCCCGCCGCGCCGGACGCCCTCTTTTTTATCGTCCGGGAGGGAAAACTTCTGCTCAGTGACGCTGGCGAATTGCCAAGCGGCCATAGCCTCGCCGGTCAGGCGGTCATTGCACTGGGTCGCCTGGGTGAGCGGCCAGTGTTTGCCTTGCCATTGACGGGGGAAGCGCCTGCCGGAGCGCAGCTGGTCGGCCTGCGTCAGTGCTTCGGCGTGCTGCCGGACGGGCTGTTCGGGCTGGCGGGGCTGGCCGTGCAACTGGTGGACTTTCAGCGCAGCCACCAGTTTTGCGGCGCGTGCGGCACCCCTATGCGGCCCGGTGAGGGTGACCGTGCCCGGCGCTGTCCGAGCTGTGGCCTGAGGGTCTATCCCAGAGTCGCGCCCGCCATCATCGTCCTGATTTCGCGCGGGACAGGGCCGGACACCGAGTTTTTGCTGCTGCGTGGTCCCAGGCAAGCGCCTGACGTCTTTACCACGCTGGCGGGCTTCGTCGAACCATCCGAAACGCTGGAAGCGGCCGTGCACCGTGAAGTCGGAGAAGAAGTCGGCGTGAAGGTCCGGCAGGTGCAGTACCGCTTCAGCCAGCCCTGGCCTTTTCCGCACTCGCTGATGCTGGCCTTTACCGCCGAATACGCGGGCGGCGACATCGTGCCGCAGCCCGGTGAGGTCGAGGAAGCGCAGTGGTTTACCGTCAGCGACCTTCCCCAGCTGCCGCCCACCTTCACGGCCAGCCGCCGACTGCTAGACGACGCCCTGGCGACCCTCAGGCTTTCTGGCGACTTTGCAACAACTTAA
- the panC gene encoding pantoate--beta-alanine ligase — MQTALASRGRVGLVPTMGFLHEGHATLIRRARAECDVVVVSIFVNPMQFGPTEDLATYPRDLDRDLALAGAAGADFVFHPEAAAMYPAGFSTRVEVSGVSEPLDGAARPGHFAGVATVVLKLLNIVQPERAYFGEKDWQQLAVVRRLVADLNLRSEIVGVPTVRADEEAAHAGLALSSRNSYLSPEQQRRATVLSRALRAVQAAYAGGERDTGRLRQAGLDVLASEPELALDYLVVVGPDLRDVPQLSDDPLNRVLIAGRLFGVRLIDNMPLSTAPVPAPA, encoded by the coding sequence GTGCAGACGGCACTCGCAAGTCGGGGCCGGGTCGGGCTGGTGCCGACAATGGGCTTTCTCCACGAAGGGCACGCCACGCTGATTCGCCGTGCCCGTGCCGAGTGCGACGTGGTGGTGGTCAGCATCTTCGTCAACCCTATGCAGTTTGGGCCGACGGAGGACCTCGCCACCTACCCGCGCGACCTGGACCGTGACCTCGCGTTGGCGGGCGCAGCGGGGGCCGATTTCGTTTTCCATCCCGAGGCGGCAGCAATGTACCCGGCAGGCTTCAGCACCCGCGTCGAGGTCAGCGGGGTCAGCGAACCGCTCGACGGGGCGGCGCGGCCCGGACACTTTGCCGGGGTGGCGACGGTGGTGCTCAAGCTGCTGAATATCGTGCAGCCTGAGCGCGCGTACTTCGGCGAGAAGGACTGGCAGCAACTCGCGGTGGTGCGCCGCCTCGTCGCCGACCTCAACCTGCGCTCCGAAATCGTGGGCGTGCCGACGGTGCGCGCCGACGAGGAAGCGGCGCACGCGGGCCTCGCGCTGAGCAGCCGCAACAGCTACCTCTCGCCTGAGCAGCAACGGCGGGCCACCGTGCTGTCGCGTGCGCTGCGGGCGGTGCAGGCGGCCTACGCGGGCGGCGAGCGCGACACGGGGCGGCTGCGGCAAGCCGGGCTGGACGTGCTGGCGAGCGAGCCGGAGCTGGCGCTCGATTACCTGGTGGTGGTGGGGCCGGACCTGCGTGATGTGCCCCAGCTGAGCGACGATCCCCTGAACCGAGTGCTGATCGCGGGGCGGCTCTTCGGCGTGCGGCTGATCGACAACATGCCGCTGAGCACCGCGCCGGTGCCTGCGCCCGCATGA